Proteins encoded in a region of the Bactrocera dorsalis isolate Fly_Bdor unplaced genomic scaffold, ASM2337382v1 BdCtg098, whole genome shotgun sequence genome:
- the LOC105227684 gene encoding uncharacterized protein LOC105227684, translating into MVIKNPNNIVVPDYLNENFFVDALEEGLRAIQVTVSEIIFEWATNPGDNFCSRIYRVAVAYERLVDADEPPVQEQRSLIVKSIPVSKDIRFLEDVGVFLKEKMTYWDVLPRLQVLVPCPKFGATCYYATKSPINTLVFNDLKAEGFRVAPRQDQLDWAHCELILQQTARLHATSMILAQRDPDIPKRLVDGMLCEKSIMKSDSFKQMFGITLKYLANNAAEWLGFEKIAQKLHHFNDNFKIICAHLADHREGDRFVVMNHGDLTVSNIMYAYDDPKQPKKPTRAIFVDFQLNFCGSPGCDLNFFLNTSVRLDVLKDRRDDLINVYYKTFKETLEYLHYETIPTLEDLKYELRARELYGLFAMFGFLPVLTMPKELSVDNSIENMINEEDVRLKYKKVFAQERLQAQLKYALKRFDDLGVLDEF; encoded by the exons ATGGTTATCAAAAATCCGAACAATATAGTTGTGCCCGATTATTTGAACGAGAACTTCTTCGTGGACGCGCTCGAGGAAGGTTTGCGTGCAATCCAGGTGACGGTTAGTGAAATAATTTTCGAATGGGCCACCAACCCCGGTGATAATTTCTGCTCACGCATCTATCGAGTCGCAGTCGCCTATGAGCGTCTAGTTGACGCTGATGAGCCGCCAGTACAAGAACAACGGTCGTTAATCGTCAAATCTATACCGGTTTCGAAAGACATACGTTTCCTTGAAGATGTAGGTGTTTTTCTTAAGGAAAAAATGACCTATTGGGATGTATTGCCACGGCTACAAGTACTTGTGCCGTGTCCGAAATTCGGTGCCAC CTGCTATTATGCAACCAAATCTCCCATTAACACTCTTGTTTTTAATGACTTGAAGGCTGAAGGTTTTAGGGTTGCGCCACGACAGGACCAGCTCGATTGGGCACACTGCGAATTGATCTTGCAACAAACGGCGCGCCTGCATGCCACTTCAATGATTTTAGCCCAGCGA GATCCCGACATCCCCAAGCGCTTGGTTGATGGTATGCTGTGCGAGAAGTCTATAATGAAGTCTGATTCATTTAAGCAAATGTTTGGCATAACCCTGAAGTACTTGGCCAACAATGCAGCCGAGTGGCTCGGTTTTGAAAAGATCGCACAAAAATTGCACcatttcaatgataatttcaAGATTATATGCGCACACTTAGCAGATCATCGTGAAGGCGATCGTTTCGTTGTGATGAATCATGGTGATCTCACGGTATCAAATATCATGTACGCCTATGATGATCCCAAGCAGCCCAAGAAACCAACGCGCGCTATTTTT GTGGATTTCCAACTTAATTTCTGTGGCAGCCCTGGCTGCGATCTAAACTTCTTTCTCAACACCAGTGTACGTCTAGATGTGCTAAAGGATAGACGAGATGATCTTATAAATGTGTATTATAAGACATTCAAGGAGACGTTGGAGTATCTACATTACGAGACTATACCAACTTTagaagatctaaagtacgaatTGCGTGCTCGTGAACTTTATGGTCTTTTCGCTATGTTCGGTTTTCTGCCCGTACTTACTATGCCAAAGGAGCTATCCGTAGATAACAGTATTGAAAATATGATAAATGAGGAGGACGTCCGTCTAAAGTACAAAAAAGTATTTGCACAAGAACGTTTACAAGCACAGCTGAAGTATGCACTGAAGCGCTTCGATGATTTGGGTGTGTTGGAcgaattttag